One window of the Aptenodytes patagonicus chromosome 5, bAptPat1.pri.cur, whole genome shotgun sequence genome contains the following:
- the NKX2-3 gene encoding homeobox protein Nkx-2.3, with the protein MMLPSPVTSTPFSVKDILNLEQQQDPHYGAQLPHHLEHHFHPAACLLAAADGARFSDGEEEEEEEKLSYLSPMAAPGSQADARISADNYVHAVLRGSCEAPGPGEELDPAARDPKSCVLKKPLDAAEKAEEVERPKQRSRRKPRVLFSQAQVFELERRFKQQRYLSAPEREHLASSLKLTSTQVKIWFQNRRYKCKRQRQDKSLELGGPAAPPPPRRVAVPVLVRDGKPCLGGSQGYSSAYNGPYSYNGFPAYGYGNAASYNPGYGCTYPAGTGGASMQAACSPAAAAGPFVNVGGLGGFGGGGQALHQAAAGPSCSQGALQGIRAW; encoded by the exons ATGATGTTACCGAGCCCCGTCACCTCCACCCCCTTCTCTGTCAAAGACATCCTCaacctggagcagcagcaggacccgCACTATGGGGCCCAGCTCCCGCACCACCTGGAGCACCACTTCCACCCCGCCGCCTGCCTGCTGGCGGCCGCCGACGGCGCCCGCTTCTCCGAcggcgaggaggaagaggaggaggagaagctgtcCTACCTGAGCCCCATGGCAGCGCCCGGCAGCCAGGCGGACGCGCGGATCTCCGCCGACAACTACGTGCACGCCGTGCTGCGCGGCTCCTGCGAGGCCCCCGGCCCGGGAGAGGAGCTGGACCCCGCGGCCCGCGACCCAA AGAGCTGCGTCCTAAAGAAGCCGCTGGATGCggcggagaaggcggaggaggtggagaggcCGAAGCAGCGGAGCCGGAGGAAGCCGCGCGTCCTCTTCTCCCAGGCGCAGGTCTTCGAGCTGGAGCGGCGGTTCAAGCAGCAGCGTTACCTGTCGGCGCCCGAGCGGGAGCACCTGGCCAGCAGCCTCAAGCTCACCTCCACGCAGGTGaagatctggttccagaaccggCGCTACAAGTGCAAGCGGCAGCGGCAGGACAAGTCGCTGGAGctgggcggccccgcggccccgccgccgccgcgcagggtGGCCGTGCCCGTGCTGGTCCGCGACGGCAAGCCGTGCCTCGGCGGGTCGCAGGGCTACAGCTCGGCGTACAACGGGCCCTACTCCTACAACGGCTTCCCCGCCTACGGCTACGGCAACGCCGCCTCCTACAACCCCGGCTACGGCTGCACCTACCCGGCGGGCACCGGCGGCGCCTCCATGCAAGCCGCCtgcagcccggcggcggccgccggcccctTCGTGAACGTGGGCGGCCTGGGCGGCTTCGGCGGCGGCGGCCAGGCGCTGCaccaggcggcggcggggccctcCTGCAGCCAGGGCGCACTGCAGGGCATCCGGGCCTGGTAG